A genomic segment from Peribacillus sp. ACCC06369 encodes:
- the allD gene encoding ureidoglycolate dehydrogenase has translation MTTVTIQAEEAKRLVIKQLTKVGLNEENAGKIAEVLVHADLRNVNSHGVLRTEHYVNRLLAGGINPDAQISYQKTGPVTGVVDGDDGFGHVIGEVAMDHAIEMARNNGVGMVTVFNSSHCGALSYFVQKATDAKLIGIAMSHTDKIVVPFGGKTSFLGTNPIAYGVPAKTKKPFILDMATSHVAWGKILQAREEEKEIPEGWGVDENGAAVTDPNKVVSLSTFGGPKGYGLSVIVDVFSGLLAGAAFGPHIGKMYDDLDKKRKLGHYFCVINPSFFTDTDIFLGQMDHMIEELQQVEPAPGFERVYVPGEIEQINEEKNLKQGITIAASVYEFLTK, from the coding sequence ATGACAACAGTAACGATACAAGCTGAGGAAGCAAAACGATTAGTCATAAAACAACTGACCAAAGTGGGTTTAAATGAAGAAAATGCCGGAAAAATCGCGGAGGTATTGGTTCATGCCGATCTAAGAAATGTCAATTCCCATGGTGTTTTGCGAACGGAGCATTATGTAAACCGTTTACTGGCAGGAGGTATAAATCCCGATGCACAGATTTCCTACCAAAAGACAGGGCCTGTTACCGGTGTGGTTGATGGAGATGATGGATTTGGGCATGTCATTGGCGAAGTGGCCATGGACCATGCGATTGAAATGGCTCGGAATAATGGAGTGGGCATGGTGACTGTTTTTAATAGCAGCCATTGCGGAGCACTAAGCTATTTCGTTCAAAAAGCCACTGATGCAAAGTTGATAGGCATTGCGATGTCACATACCGATAAAATTGTGGTCCCTTTTGGAGGAAAAACCTCATTTCTTGGTACAAACCCAATCGCTTATGGAGTTCCTGCTAAAACAAAGAAACCCTTTATCCTTGATATGGCAACTTCCCATGTTGCATGGGGGAAAATCCTTCAGGCGCGTGAAGAAGAAAAGGAAATCCCTGAAGGATGGGGAGTGGATGAAAATGGAGCTGCGGTCACAGACCCAAATAAAGTCGTTTCCCTTTCAACTTTCGGCGGCCCGAAAGGCTATGGTCTATCCGTAATTGTAGATGTGTTTTCTGGATTATTGGCAGGCGCGGCATTTGGTCCGCACATTGGGAAAATGTATGACGATCTTGATAAGAAACGGAAGCTGGGACACTATTTTTGTGTAATTAATCCTTCGTTCTTTACGGATACCGATATATTTTTAGGACAAATGGATCATATGATTGAAGAACTGCAACAGGTTGAACCTGCTCCAGGATTCGAACGCGTATATGTACCGGGTGAGATTGAACAAATCAATGAAGAAAAAAACCTGAAACAAGGTATAACGATAGCTGCAAGTGTTTATGAATTTCTTACAAAGTAG
- a CDS encoding DMT family transporter produces the protein MSFVKIYILLTGIMITWGLNVSVIKILVANTQPVTITSLRIFTASLVVIIILFFLGLIRLPKKSELFYVFGGALLSVVFHHYFLAEGLTKTSASNAGLILGMGPILTVVLTMIFFRKKPTLIRLLGFICGALGVSFTVMAGSGGIHSINLGDIDILLSILSQALSFILINKASKTMDPRLLTGYMMLIGSFILFAISLWKEPDGLSSLATAPHSIWGAFFFSAIFATALGHMGYNYAIGQVGAAESSIFLNLNTLFSLLGAAFFLNEAIVPAHFIGLIFIVSGVLLGSGAMEIWILQRKNKGISA, from the coding sequence ATGAGTTTTGTGAAAATTTACATCTTACTTACGGGAATTATGATCACATGGGGATTGAACGTTTCAGTTATTAAAATTTTAGTTGCGAATACACAGCCCGTAACAATAACATCATTGAGAATTTTTACAGCTTCCCTTGTAGTCATTATTATCCTTTTCTTTCTTGGTCTAATACGTCTTCCTAAAAAAAGTGAACTTTTTTACGTTTTTGGAGGAGCACTTTTGAGTGTCGTTTTTCATCATTATTTTTTAGCTGAGGGATTAACGAAGACTTCCGCTTCGAATGCTGGGCTGATTTTGGGCATGGGCCCTATTTTGACTGTCGTATTGACTATGATATTCTTTCGCAAAAAGCCCACATTAATCCGGCTTCTTGGCTTTATATGCGGTGCTTTAGGAGTGAGTTTTACCGTTATGGCAGGAAGTGGAGGAATACATTCTATTAATCTGGGGGACATTGATATTTTGCTTTCAATTCTGTCACAGGCGTTAAGTTTCATTCTTATTAATAAAGCATCCAAAACAATGGATCCACGATTATTAACCGGCTACATGATGCTGATCGGGTCTTTTATCCTTTTTGCCATCAGCTTATGGAAAGAGCCTGATGGCTTATCTTCACTGGCAACTGCACCGCATTCCATCTGGGGAGCTTTCTTTTTCTCCGCTATTTTTGCCACTGCCCTTGGGCACATGGGCTATAATTATGCAATTGGTCAGGTAGGCGCAGCAGAATCATCCATTTTTCTTAACTTAAACACTTTATTCTCTCTGTTAGGGGCAGCATTTTTCCTTAATGAAGCCATAGTGCCTGCACACTTCATTGGACTGATTTTCATTGTTTCAGGTGTATTGCTGGGCTCCGGGGCAATGGAAATTTGGATTCTTCAAAGGAAAAATAAAGGGATATCTGCCTAG
- a CDS encoding zinc-binding alcohol dehydrogenase family protein, whose translation MKAVQVRKAHELIIQEVEKPRISNSTDVLVKVKRVGICGSDMHIYHGTNPLATLPRVVGHEVAGEVVEIGQGVAGIKVGDHVVIEPISYCGECYACRKGRQNVCEKLSVFGVHEDGGMREWFVLPEKQLHVVDSALTWEEIVLAEPYTIGAQAVWRGEVEEGETVLIQGAGPIGICILKMAKLQGASVMITDLSDERLEFAKVSGADITVHAGKEDVQKRVQEWTKGEGANVVIDAVCLPMTFELSFDVVSTAGRIVVLGFDERPASVSQLPITKKEVSVKGSRLQTNQFPKVVKLLNEGRLRHEGLVTHTFSLDDIQEAFNFVENHPEQVRKAIIVFN comes from the coding sequence ATGAAAGCGGTTCAAGTACGTAAAGCTCATGAGCTTATCATTCAAGAAGTGGAAAAACCCCGGATTTCGAACTCAACGGATGTACTTGTGAAAGTAAAAAGAGTCGGGATCTGTGGATCGGATATGCATATTTACCATGGTACGAATCCCCTTGCAACTCTGCCGCGGGTAGTTGGGCATGAGGTAGCGGGAGAAGTTGTGGAGATAGGTCAAGGTGTCGCGGGCATAAAAGTGGGGGACCACGTTGTTATTGAGCCAATCAGTTATTGTGGGGAGTGTTACGCTTGCCGTAAAGGTCGCCAAAATGTTTGTGAAAAACTGTCCGTTTTTGGCGTGCATGAAGATGGTGGGATGAGGGAATGGTTCGTCCTTCCCGAGAAACAATTACATGTTGTGGATTCCGCTTTAACTTGGGAAGAAATAGTATTGGCTGAGCCTTATACAATTGGCGCACAGGCCGTTTGGAGAGGCGAAGTGGAGGAAGGGGAAACAGTGCTTATCCAAGGAGCAGGCCCTATTGGGATTTGCATATTAAAGATGGCAAAGCTTCAAGGTGCATCAGTGATGATCACGGATTTAAGTGATGAGCGTTTGGAATTCGCTAAAGTAAGCGGCGCCGATATTACCGTCCATGCGGGAAAAGAAGATGTTCAAAAGCGAGTACAGGAATGGACGAAGGGCGAAGGGGCCAACGTCGTCATTGATGCAGTATGCTTGCCGATGACATTTGAATTGTCATTCGATGTCGTATCAACGGCTGGCCGGATTGTCGTACTGGGTTTTGATGAACGTCCTGCATCCGTTTCCCAGCTGCCAATCACTAAAAAGGAAGTATCGGTAAAAGGATCTAGATTGCAAACCAACCAGTTCCCAAAAGTGGTCAAGCTGTTAAATGAAGGCAGACTAAGACATGAAGGTTTAGTTACCCATACATTTTCACTCGATGATATCCAAGAGGCATTTAATTTTGTTGAAAATCATCCAGAACAAGTTCGAAAAGCGATCATCGTTTTTAATTAA
- a CDS encoding sugar kinase, with amino-acid sequence MFYFLLECSKEGGTVLSKYGVLTLGDAMITLNPEETGPLRFVTRFERKVGGAELNFAIGCARLGMRAKWLSRLGKDEFGRVIYNFARGEGVDMSDVAYVDGYPTSINFKEIREDGSGKTFYYRYQSPILTLKPEDITEKMFEAIDIVHLTGVFLAIDPKNVDIAKRVMEIAEQKNIPVSFDPNIRLKLWSIEEARSVYFDIFPYVDILLTGLDEIKLITGNDTEESLAEFAKLNDIDQLVIKDGKHGSKLYTKREWHEKEAFPVIPVDTVGAGDGYDAGYIYGYLHGLSIDERLTFANGVGALVTTVSGDNEGLPYLDEVMPFIQNEAVIER; translated from the coding sequence ATGTTTTACTTTTTACTTGAGTGTTCGAAAGAAGGAGGTACTGTATTGTCAAAATATGGTGTTTTAACGCTCGGCGACGCCATGATTACGCTAAATCCGGAAGAAACAGGACCTTTAAGATTTGTTACCCGTTTTGAGCGAAAAGTAGGAGGCGCTGAACTCAATTTTGCGATTGGCTGTGCAAGGCTTGGCATGAGGGCAAAATGGTTAAGCCGTTTAGGCAAGGACGAGTTCGGTAGAGTCATATATAATTTCGCACGCGGGGAAGGCGTGGACATGAGTGATGTTGCCTATGTAGATGGATATCCAACATCCATTAACTTTAAAGAAATCCGGGAGGATGGTTCCGGAAAGACATTTTATTACCGTTATCAATCTCCCATTCTGACTTTAAAGCCGGAAGATATAACGGAGAAGATGTTTGAAGCGATTGATATAGTCCATCTTACTGGAGTTTTCTTGGCTATAGACCCCAAAAATGTGGATATTGCCAAAAGGGTGATGGAAATAGCGGAACAAAAAAATATCCCTGTTTCGTTTGATCCGAATATCCGATTGAAACTATGGTCCATCGAGGAAGCGAGATCGGTTTATTTCGATATTTTCCCATATGTGGATATTTTGCTTACAGGTTTAGATGAAATAAAATTGATAACTGGAAATGACACTGAAGAATCATTGGCGGAATTTGCAAAACTGAATGATATTGATCAGCTGGTCATCAAAGACGGGAAACATGGTTCAAAACTATATACAAAAAGAGAATGGCATGAAAAAGAAGCCTTCCCTGTTATACCGGTAGATACTGTTGGAGCGGGGGATGGATATGATGCCGGTTATATATACGGATATCTTCATGGCCTATCCATCGATGAAAGATTGACATTCGCTAATGGTGTAGGAGCTCTTGTCACAACTGTTTCAGGGGACAATGAAGGTTTACCATATTTAGATGAAGTAATGCCTTTCATACAGAATGAGGCTGTTATTGAAAGATAG